Proteins encoded by one window of Salvia splendens isolate huo1 chromosome 14, SspV2, whole genome shotgun sequence:
- the LOC121763662 gene encoding acyl-coenzyme A thioesterase 2, chloroplastic-like, with protein sequence MEADSSPSSNPILIFSTLNSQFDESTKKNVPNSSGKKPLNLWPGMYHSPMTIVLWETKSSIFERLLHPPLDAPPQTELLTRTPSQSRMSILYNFSTDYILREQYRDAWNEVRIGKLLEDLDALAGTISVKHCSDDDSTTRPLYLVTASVDKIVLKKPISVNADLRLDGAVTWVGHLSIKIQLDVTQTTPETADPSDPTALTANFVFVARDYKTGRAASVIRLAPETEREKLLHKEAEAKSKVRKRKLRDEENGGMNKFEALLAEGRIFCDMPALADRDSILLKHTCLENSLICQPQQRNIHGRIFGGFLMHRAFELAFSTAYAFAGMMPSFTEADHVDFLKPVDVGDFLRFKSCVLYTEAENSDRPLIHVEVVAHVTRPELRSSEVSNTLYFTFTVRPEAKARNNGHTIRKVVPATEEEARRIIARKSAVSL encoded by the exons ATGGAGGCCGATTCCTCTCCCTCCTCAAATCCAATCCTCATTTTCTCCACTCTCAACTCCCAATTCGATGAATCAACCAAGAAAAATGTCCCCAATTCTTCAGGTAAGAAACCCTTGAATTTGTGGCCGGGAATGTACCACTCTCCGATGACAATCGTGCTCTGGGAGACTAAATCCAGCATTTTCGAGAGGCTTCTCCACCCCCCTCTCGACGCGCCTCCCCAAACGGAGCTGCTCACCAGAACCCCATCGCAGAGTAGAATGTCCATTTTGTACAACTTCTCTACCGATTACATTTTGAGGGAGCAGTATAGGGATGCTTGGAATGAGGTTAGAATTGGGAAATTGCTTGAAGACCTTGATGCTCTCGCTGGCACCATTTCTGTCAAG CACTGTTCAGATGATGATAGCACAACTCGACCACTATACCTTGTGACTGCTTCCGTTGACAAAATCGTGCTGAAGAAGCCAATCAGTGTCAATGCTGATCTCAGATTAGACGGTGCTGTTACTTGGGTTGGCCATTTGTCTATCAAGATTCAGCTCGATGTTACTCAGACCACCCCTG AGACAGCCGATCCTTCTGACCCAACCGCTCTAACTGCCAACTTTGTCTTTGTGGCTCGTGACTACAAGACAGGGAGAGCTGCTTCAGTGATCCGCCTCGCCCCCGAAACCGAACGGGAGAAGCTGCTCCACAAAGAAGCAGAAGCAAAAAGTAAAGTGAGGAAGAGGAAACTTCGAGACGAGGAGAATGGGGGGATGAACAAATTCGAAGCTTTACTAGCCGAGGGAAGAATCTTCTGTGACATGCCAGCCTTGGCGGATAGAGACAGCATCCTTCTCAAACACACTTGCCTTGAGAACTCGTTGATCTGTCAACCTCAGCAGAGGAACATCCACGGCCGTATATTTGGAGGGTTTCTTATGCACAGAGCATTTGAATTGGCTTTCTCGACTGCGTATGCCTTTGCAGGCATGATGCCATCTTTCACAGAAGCTGATCACGTCGATTTTCTGAAACCA GTGGACGTTGGAGATTTCCTGCGTTTCAAATCATGTGTTTTGTACACAGAAGCTGAGAATTCAGACCGACCTCTAATCCATGTTGAAGTCGTTGCACATGTGACGAGACCCGAACTGAGGTCTAGTGAG GTGTCGAATACGCTGTACTTCACCTTCACCGTTCGGCCTGAGGCGAAGGCAAGAAATAACGGGCACACGATCAGGAAGGTTGTGCCTGCTACAGAGGAGGAAGCACGCAGAATCATTGCTCGAAAAAGTGCTGTTTCTTTGTAG
- the LOC121763661 gene encoding formin-like protein 1: MPTAAATILLLLSFTLRPLSSTLTPQPRRILHQPLLPEDSPPSPPPAPSPPKYPFTASAPFFQSYPTPPPPPSPASFASFPANISSLTVSAPSKPSSTSSKLIIAAVASVVAAIAVASLAVFLHLRHRTASPRSPPFDQSKPPISDTSSVVSFNQAQAPNRRHIPKLHRPSQSSAEFLYLGTLVNSHAPAPAATANYSNAADSRKLDSPELRPLPPLSMRPGNNAKVISSKDDESEEFYSPKGSINGSIGNGSASRRTFAAVEEENFNGSTSNSSSTYSSSLHGSGSPAPSASFSISLANAQIPTNSIPKSPDLIEIQTVAHLPPQMPSPPEARGSVIQESASPISSSPSDSSVLDEKPESPARINSSNPAPAETRDLDPQSSPSPATSSSPEPSPRNSNAWDRSVESPARSNSALEIATQLPLSSSPRNSNVSDRNLESPVRDNSLLEHTFPSPPEIRGLTVLDSASPSPLPLNSLSLERRPTSSAESSPRNSNVSDQFEESSATESASEVTPIFNVWYWNDDSPVRNAAEMISESALPLPSISLLPENCLMRSEESSPRNSDVSDQIESPVRISRSEQHNSTAIPTEMTALVLPESTSPLAEDSHLSSEESTPRNSNICNQNVEPLVGITSSAMHSSDAIPASPEIEALVLPESASPIAFIPPSPARDLSSEESSPRNSNVSDPIGISSPKNHISGEILTSSPDMEAVMLPESSSPSPPENHSGENDDTSPRISNASDQDVESPVASPARTSSPELHDLPPLSQEIHRRESEEALPPTVKDFDRNMESPPYIPVVLLSAPPPVPPPLAIPPPPPPPPPPPQSKAWLSPTTPTPVAAKNPLHPPALINPLKPIGFEASTSISPMQLPSDNDEDELNPKPKLKALHWDKVRASSDREMVWDHLKCSSFKLNEEMIETLFVVNTPKPNPNPNEASRWQVLPPPGHDSGDKVLDPKKSQNIAILLKALHVTVEEVCEGLLEGNAEILGAELLESLLKMAPSKEEERKLREYKDESPIKLGPAERFLKAVVDIPHAFRRVEALLYASNFESEVDYLRKSFATLEAACDELRTSRMFLKLLEAVLKTGNRMNVGTNRGDAHAFKLDTLLKLVDVKGADGKTTLLHFVVQEIIRSEGARLSGEVVVEELSASSDAKCRKLGLQVVSALSSELSSVKKAAVMDAEVLSTYVAKLAKGMRNVKEILELDESRNRFAESMNGFAKNAEEEICRIQAQESLALSLVKEITEYFHGNSAMEEPHPFRIFMVVRDFLTVLDRVCKEVGMINEQTIISSAHRFPVPVNPMLQQATGTFQRRQHASLDDENLPLNV; the protein is encoded by the exons AtgcccaccgccgccgccaccatccTCCTCCTCTTATCCTTCACCCTCCGCCCCTTATCCTCAACCCTCACTCCCCAGCCCCGCCGCATTCTCCACCAGCCCCTCCTCCCCGAAGACTCCCCCCCATCGCCACCCCCGGCGCCCTCTCCCCCAAAATACCCCTTCACCGCTTCTGCCCCCTTTTTCCAATCCTACCCCACCCCTCCTCCGCCCCCTTCCCCGGCCTCCTTCGCCTCTTTCCCCGCCAACATCTCCTCCCTCACCGTCTCCGCCCCCTCCAAACCTAGCTCCACCTCCTCCAAGCTCATCATCGCCGCcgtcgcctccgtcgtcgccgcaATCGCCGTCGCCTCCCTCGCCGTCTTCCTCCACCTCCGCCACCGCACCGCCTCCCCTCGATCTCCTCCTTTCGATCAATCAAAACCTCCGATTTCCGATACTAGCAGCGTGGTTTCGTTCAATCAGGCTCAGGCTCCGAATCGCCGCCATATTCCCAAGCTTCACCGGCCTTCGCAATCCAGCGCCGAGTTCCTCTACCTCGGCACTTTAGTCAATTCACACGCCCCCGCCCCCGCAGCTACTGCTAATTACAGTAATGCTGCTGATTCGCGGAAATTGGACTCGCCGGAGCTCCGCCCGCTGCCGCCGCTGAGCATGCGGCCGGGGAACAATGCCAAAGTTATTTCGAGTAAGGATGATGAGAGCGAGGAGTTTTACTCTCCTAAAGGCTCCATTAACGGCTCGATCGGCAACGGATCAGCTTCTAGGAGAACATTCGCCGCCGTGGAAGAGGAGAATTTCAATGGCTCAACTTCGAATTCTTCCTCTACTTACTCTTCTTCTCTCCATGGATCGGGATCTCCGGCGCCGTCTGCGTCGTTTTCCATTTCTCTGGCGAATGCTCAGATTCCGACCAATTCGATCCCTAAATCGCCGGATTTAATCGAGATTCAAACTGTTGCACACTTGCCACCGCAAATGCCGTCGCCGCCGGAGGCGCGGGGTTCGGTGATTCAGGAATCTGCATCGCCGATCTCATCTTCTCCGAGTGATTCGAGTGTTTTAGATGAGAAACCGGAGTCTCCAGCTAGAATCAATAGCTCTAATCCAGCACCGGCGGAAACAAGAGATTTGGACCCTCAGTCATCTCCGTCGCCGGCTACTTCATCCTCACCGGAGCCGTCGCCAAGGAATTCTAATGCTTGGGATCGAAGTGTTGAATCTCCGGCGAGAAGTAACAGCGCACTAGAAATTGCGACGCAGTTGCCACTGAGTTCATCGCCGAGGAATTCGAATGTTTCGGATCGAAATTTGGAATCTCCAGTGAGAGATAACAGTCTTCTCGAGCATACTTTTCCAAGTCCACCAGAAATACGTGGTTTAACGGTTCTAGATTCTGCATCGCCATCGCCGTTGCCGTTGAATTCATTATCGCTAGAAAGACGCCCGACATCGAGTGCGGAATCATCGCCGAGAAACTCAAATGTTTCAGATCAGTTTGAGGAGTCGTCGGCGACAGAATCTGCATCTGAGGTTACGCCGATTTTCAATGTTTGGTATTGGAATGATGACTCTCCGGTGAGAAACGCAGCTGAAATGATATCCGAATCAGCACTACCTTTGCCCTCAATTTCACTCTTACCAGAAAATTGCTTGATGAGAAGCGAGGAATCATCTCCGAGGAATTCGGATGTTTCCGATCAAATAGAATCTCCGGTGAGAATCAGCAGGTCCGAACAGCACAACTCAACTGCAATTCCAACAGAGATGACAGCTTTAGTGTTGCCGGAATCTACATCGCCGTTGGCCGAGGATTCACATTTAAGCAGTGAGGAATCAACGCCTAGAAATTCAAATATATGCAATCAGAACGTGGAACCTCTGGTTGGAATCACCAGTTCTGCAATGCACAGCTCCGATGCAATTCCGGCATCACCGGAGATAGAAGCTTTGGTATTGCCGGAATCTGCATCGCCGATAGCCTTCATACCACCATCTCCGGCGAGAGATTTGAGTAGTGAGGAATCATCGCCTAGGAATTCAAATGTCTCTGATCCAATCGGAATCAGCAGCCCTAAAAACCACATTTCCGGCGAAATCCTGACATCTTCACCGGATATGGAAGCTGTAATGTTACCGGAATCTTCGTCGCCGTCACCACCAGAAAATCATTCAGGGGAAAATGATGACACGTCGCCTAGAATCTCAAACGCATCCGATCAAGATGTTGAATCTCCAGTGGCGTCTCCGGCAAGGACCAGCAGCCCCGAGCTTCATGATCTGCCGCCATTATCGCAGGAGATACACCGGAGAGAAAGTGAAGAAGCACTTCCACCCACAGTGAAGGATTTTGATCGGAATATGGAGTCTCCACCATACATCCCTGTTGTCCTTCTATCTGCTCCGCCCCCAGTGCCGCCACCTTTAGCCAtccctccacctccacctccacctccgccCCCGCCTCAGAGTAAAGCATGGTTAAGCCCAACAACCCCAACCCCGGTAGCAGCAAAGAATCCTCTTCATCCACCCGCCTTGATCAATCCACTAAAACCAATTGGCTTCGAAGCTTCCACATCGATATCTCCGATGCAGCTTCCCTCCGATAACGACGAAGATGAGTTGAATCCCAAGCCAAAATTGAAGGCATTGCATTGGGATAAAGTGAGAGCTAGTTCTGATAGGGAGATGGTGTGGGATCATCTCAAATGCAGCTCATTCAA ATTGAATGAGGAGATGATCGAGACGTTGTTTGTTGTCAACACTCCGAAGCCGAATCCAAATCCAAATGAAGCAAGCAGGTGGCAAGTTCTCCCCCCTCCGGGCCATGACAGTGGCGACAAGGTTCTTGACCCGAAGAAATCACAAAACATTGCCATCTTGTTGAAGGCACTCCATGTCACTGTGGAAGAAGTTTGCGAAGGCCTTTTGGAAG GCAATGCTGAGATCCTCGGGGCCGAACTTCTTGAGAGTCTGTTGAAGATGGCTCCGAGCAAGGAGGAGGAGCGTAAGCTGAGAGAATACAAAGATGAGTCCCCGATTAAGCTTGGGCCTGCGGAGAGGTTCTTGAAGGCAGTTGTCGACATACCTCACGCTTTCAGAAGAGTAGAAGCGTTGCTCTATGCTTCCAACTTCGAATCCGAGGTTGACTACCTGAGAAAGTCATTTGCGACTTTGGAG GCTGCCTGCGATGAGCTGAGGACGAGTCGGATGTTCCTGAAGCTTCTGGAAGCAGTGCTGAAGACGGGGAACCGGATGAACGTGGGGACAAACCGCGGTGATGCTCATGCTTTCAAGCTCGACACACTCCTCAAGCTCGTGGATGTCAAGGGGGCAGACGGGAAGACCACACTCCTGCATTTTGTCGTGCAGGAGATCATAAGGAGCGAGGGCGCCCGTCTCTCTGgtgaggtggtggtggaggaatTGTCGGCAAGCAGTGATGCCAAGTGCAGAAAGCTCGGCCTCCAAGTCGTGTCAGCGCTCAGTTCGGAGCTCTCCAGCGTGAAGAAAGCCGCTGTGATGGATGCGGAAGTGCTCAGCACCTACGTTGCCAAGCTTGCAAAAGGGATGAGAAATGTCAAGGAGATTCTTGAATTGGATGAAAGCAGAAATAGATTTGCAGAATCCATGAATGGCTTCGCCAAGAATGCAGAAGAGGAGATTTGCAGGATTCAAGCACAGGAGAGCTTAGCACTTTCTTTGGTGAAGGAGATAACTGAGTACTTCCATGGGAACTCGGCGATGGAAGAGCCTCACCCGTTCCGGATCTTCATGGTGGTCCGGGACTTCCTCACGGTGCTGGACCGCGTGTGCAAGGAAGTTGGGATGATCAACGAGCAGACCATCATCAGCTCCGCCCACAGGTTCCCGGTCCCAGTTAACCCAATGCTGCAGCAGGCGACGGGGACGTTTCAGAGGCGGCAGCATGCCTCGTTGGATGATGAGAACCTTCCCCTCAATGTGTAG